Below is a genomic region from Bartonella harrusi.
ATACGATTATCAAAATACTTCCATGGATGATCAACAAATTCTGGTTGGTATGCAGCTTTTTCTAAAACGTTTGGATCTATTACTGTGACGGTTTTAAAAGCTATATCAAACGTAGCAGGTGAGATTTTATTGGCGATGGCTATTTTTTTAAACTCTTTAATCCAATGTTTAAAACCACTGTCAGCCTGTAAAAATGATGTAAAAAACATTAAAAAGGCTGAAAGAAGAGCGGCTAAACCTATAATAAAAGTTTTCCAATTTATCGATTTTTCGAGAGAAAAGAAAGTGTTAGGTTTTGTCTTTTGCATTTTTAAATCCCCCCTCAATATTTAAGTGTTTTTATACGTAAGAGTTTCATTCTTTTATTTGGTGTTATCGATGATATTATCAAATGAATAAGAAAGGCTAAAACGGATTGTTTGTTTTGAAGAAAGATTCCCAATTAGTTATCATATTCTTTACATCTCTTTATATTGGATATTGGCAATCAAAAACAATAAGAGATCTTTTTTTACCATTTAATAAAAACTATGTTAACTGAGAACAGGAAATGATACGATAAATAAGAAGGGGCAAGGTGAAAGTGGGTAAAATCCGGAAAGCAGTATTTCCTGTGGCTGGTCTTGGGACACGTTTTCTTCCAGCAACAAAAACAATTCCTAAAGAAATGCTGACAGTTGTTGATAAGCCAGTGATTCAATATGTTGTAGATGAGGCGCGTGAAGCTGGTATTGAGCATTTTATTTTTGTTACTGGACGCAATAAAGCTGTTATTGAAGATTATTTTGATGCCCAAGTTGAGTTATATACAACTCTTGCTAAACGTGAAAAAAAAGAAGAGCTTGAGCATTTACACAGTTTACAGCCACCACCAGGAACGACTTCCTTTACGCGGCAACAGCAGCCTTTGGGGCTAGGGCATGCTGTTTGGTGCGCGCGTGAATTGGTTGGGAATGAACCTTTTGCTTTATTGTTACCGGATATGCTTATACAAGCTAAAAAAGGCTGCCTTTCTGAGATGATCAATCTTTATGAGGAAACCGGTGGAGGAAATATTGTTGCTGTTCAAGAGTGTGATCCTAGAGAGGCATATAAATATGGTATTGTTGGACGAGGAAAACAGATTGCAAACGGTTTTAAAATTACGAAAATGGTAGAAAAACCAACAAAAGAAACAGCCCCATCGAATTTATACATTAATGGACGCTATATCCTGCAACCAGAAATTTTTGATATTCTCTCCAATCAAGAACGCGGAGCAGGAAATGAGATTCAATTAACAGATGCAATGGTAAGGCTCTCAAATGAACAGGACTTTTTTGGCTTCCAGTTAGAAGGGCTGACCTTTGATTGTGGTTCTAAAGCTGGTTTCATCGAAGCCAATGTTGCATTTTCTTTATCACGAGCTGATATGCATAGCCAAGTTTCTGCTTCATTGAAAAATTTACTAAAAATCATTAAAATTGCAAAATGATTGTAGATCTTTCATTTAATTTCATTTATCAAATTTGATTATGGCAAGAAAATTTCCTCATATAGCTTTGCAGGATGCTGTTACATCAGCACTAAAAACACTTGCGAGTGAAAAGCAAGGGATAAAAGCTCTTGAAGCAGCTCTTTTGGGAAGTCTTTCTTCCTCTTTTGCAACGGCTGTTCAAACGATTAGAAATGCGAATGGTCATGTGGTGATTACAGGTCTTGGGAAGAGCGGCCACATAGGAACAAAAATTGCTGCAACCTTAGCTTCAACGGGAACACCAGCTTTTTTTGTTCACGCTGCAGAAGCCAATCACGGTGATCTTGGTATGATTGGATCTGATGATGTCATCCTTGCCTTATCGTGGTCAGGTGAAACTTTGGAATTGAGTGGTATTATTAACCATGCTGCGCGTTTTCGCACCCCACTTATTGCTATGACATCGGGTGAGCACTCTGTATTAGGACGACAAGCTGATATCGTACTTTTGTTGCCAAAGATAGAGGAGGCTTGTCCACACGGACTTGCTCCCACAACTTCAACAATTATGCAATTAGCGATGGGGGATGCATTAGCTGTTGCTCTTTTAGAAATGCGTGGCTTTACGGCAACAGATTTCAAAACGTATCATCCTAGTGGTTCGCTTGGTGCAAACTTGAAATATGTGCGTGATATTATGCATGAAGGTGATCGTATTCCTTTAGTGATACAGGGAACCAAAATGACTGAAGCGATGAATGTTTTGGTTGAAAAACATTTTGGTTGTGTTGGCGTTGTGAATCAAAAAGGTGAGTTAATTGGGATTGTGACTGATGGTGATCTTGCACGCAACATGCACTTTAACTTATCAAAATTTAATGTTGATGAGGTGATGACAAAAAATCCTAAAATTTTGGAACCAAAGACACTGGTCGGAGCAGCAACAGCTTTTATTAATGATCATCACATTGGTGCTTTTTTTGTGGTTGAGAATAAGAAACCGGTAGGAATTGTTCATTTTCATGATCTTTTGCGCATTGGTGCAGCATAAGTTGTAGTATGTACATCAAAGAAAGTTTTTGAGAATAATAGAGATTCAGCAATAAAAGAACAAAACTTTGTTGTACAACAACAGAAGATGCTTCTCAGAAAAAAGAGTGATCCATATCTTCCATAATGTTTGCAGGTTTTGTTATCAAAGTGCGGTATCAGTTTTTTTTGTATTTTAGAGAAAACTTTTCATCAGGAGGAGAGTTTATACCTCCTGAGTATGTGTATGCATACTGTCTTTTTAAGAGTCACTTGAGTTTTTTTATCTAAAATTTCTCTTAAGAGAAAATTGTGATCCTATCTGTGGTGTGCAGAAAAGGTGTGTTGCATCGGATGATATCATACAATTGACTTTAGATATTGTTCCACGGAGAATAGAGCGTATTTCAATCTCTATCTGTTGGAGATTAACATAATTATATGTACCTTCTGACAATTTTTCTTCTGTATCCGCTGCACGTGTTTCAAAAACGCCGTTGCGAAAAGAAGAAATAATACCGTTTTCATCAACCCATTTTCCATCAATTTTAGCTGGTATATTTTGCCCGTAATAATGTGAAGAACCACAGGCACTTAACACTAAAGTGATGATCATAAGATATAAAATATGGCAGGTATGTTTCATTTATTATACTCTATTTGTATTACTTGGTTCTTTATCTTCTATAACACTATTAAATTATTCTATGAGTCAACATAAAAAAATTGATGAAAATCAATGAAAAACAAAAAAAAATAGAAAAAAATGCCTTAATGTTGTATTTAATTAACAGCTTGATGAAATATCGTAGATAAAACACAAGAGGCTAAATATTTCTTATGGTTTACAACAATTTTTACATTGAGCCGTTTAGTAGTCTCAAAGGAGATTATTAAAATTATGGTTGGTCCTATTCTTGTTGCGAGTGAAGATTATGGAAAACGTATAGAGCTTTCTGCAATGCTTCGAGGTTTTGGTCACCGAGTTATTGAAGCAGAAAATGGTTTACGTACGATTGATCTTTTACACAGGCGTAGAAATATTGTGCTTGCACTCCTTGATGTTGCCATGAGTGATTTGGGTGTAGGTGATTTGATTAAAATGATTAGGGTTGCTGGTGTTTCTGTCCCTATTGTTGTGATAGCACAACAAGAGAATCAAAATATACTCCAGAAAGCTTTAACAGCTGGAGCTATTGATTATTGGATTTATCCAGTGACGTCATTACGATTGAGAGTTACTTTAGATATTCTTGCTCTTATTTCTGCATTGAAGCGTGAGGTTTCTTATATTCGGCGAAAAAATGAGGATCATTTGCGTTTTTCTGATCTCTTTGTGAAAAGCAGACCAATGCAGATCGTTCTAGAACAATCGAGGAAAGCAGCGGGTTCTTTACAGAATCTTTTGATAGAAGGTGAAAGTGGAACTGATCGCGAAATATTAGCGCGCATTATTCATCATGAGGGTTTGTCATCGGAGGGGGATTTTATTCGCTTCCAATGTTCAGCTATTGTTGATCCGGAAGAAGAAAATCGTCAGTGGTTTAAAGAATTTCTACCATTGGTCTCTTCTCTTGAGAAAGGAACACTTTGTCTTTGTGATGTTGATAGACTTGAGCCCATACAGCAAAAACGCTTGGCAAATTATCTTCAAGAGAGGGAAAAGGCAGCAAAGAATAATCTTCCTTCTTTTCGTATTATAGCTATTTCAACATCGCGGCTTTCAGATTTAGTGAAAGAAGATTATTTTTCGCACAGTTTGTTTGAACAGCTTTCCCAATTATCGATCAGTGTTCCTGCTTTGCGGGAATTAAGGGATGATTTTCCAGAGCTTACGCAACATTTGATTGATCGCATTATTATGGAAACAGGGCGATCACATGTTCATGGTTTAGCAGGATCAGCTCTTTCATTACTTATGCAGTATGATTGGCCTGGTAATCGGGCTGAACTTGAGAATTGTTTATTTCGTGCGGTTTTGTTAAGCGAGGGGCCATTGTTAACGGTTCGTGATTTTCCTCAATTAATAGGGGATCCATCAATGAGTGTTCCAAATATTGTTGAGAATGATGGTGAAAAACATCATGAACAGGAAACGATACAATTTTTAAATGCTGAGGGGCATGTTCGAACTTTTGCAGAGATGGAGCATGATATTATTGAGAAAGCGGTTGAACATTATAAAGGGCATATGAGTGAGATTGCTCGGCGTCTTCATATTGGTCGCTCTACGCTTTATCGAAAGATAGAGGAATCGAAAACAATAAAAAGTCGAGAACGGAAACAAAATCTACGATGAATTTTTATTTATAAGAGGCATGATTTTCAGAAAAAGTATAGTAGTTTTTCATAAAGACAGGGGTGGTATTTTTGCCTTTAAAAGAAATAGTGTTGATTGTAGATTTAGGTATAGAGGAGAATTTTGAAGACTTAATAAGTATTGATTTTATTTGATTTAATTATTTTAAATTCTCTTTTTTGTTTCAGTTTTTACAATTTTAGATAAGTTTGTCTTCATTAAAGCTAAAAGATAGTTTTTACATTTTTTATTACTGGAACGAAAATTCTATAATTATTGATAGTGAGTTTATATTCTCTTAAGCAAGAGGTGGCATTCTTTTTGTTGTCTGATTAAGATAGGATGATTGATTTTAATATTATAGTTCGTATCGGTGATGGTGCGCTGGCTTAAAAATGGAAAGTTGATGTTCTTTGACTCTGTTACAGATTGTTAT
It encodes:
- a CDS encoding sigma-54-dependent transcriptional regulator encodes the protein MVGPILVASEDYGKRIELSAMLRGFGHRVIEAENGLRTIDLLHRRRNIVLALLDVAMSDLGVGDLIKMIRVAGVSVPIVVIAQQENQNILQKALTAGAIDYWIYPVTSLRLRVTLDILALISALKREVSYIRRKNEDHLRFSDLFVKSRPMQIVLEQSRKAAGSLQNLLIEGESGTDREILARIIHHEGLSSEGDFIRFQCSAIVDPEEENRQWFKEFLPLVSSLEKGTLCLCDVDRLEPIQQKRLANYLQEREKAAKNNLPSFRIIAISTSRLSDLVKEDYFSHSLFEQLSQLSISVPALRELRDDFPELTQHLIDRIIMETGRSHVHGLAGSALSLLMQYDWPGNRAELENCLFRAVLLSEGPLLTVRDFPQLIGDPSMSVPNIVENDGEKHHEQETIQFLNAEGHVRTFAEMEHDIIEKAVEHYKGHMSEIARRLHIGRSTLYRKIEESKTIKSRERKQNLR
- a CDS encoding KpsF/GutQ family sugar-phosphate isomerase, giving the protein MARKFPHIALQDAVTSALKTLASEKQGIKALEAALLGSLSSSFATAVQTIRNANGHVVITGLGKSGHIGTKIAATLASTGTPAFFVHAAEANHGDLGMIGSDDVILALSWSGETLELSGIINHAARFRTPLIAMTSGEHSVLGRQADIVLLLPKIEEACPHGLAPTTSTIMQLAMGDALAVALLEMRGFTATDFKTYHPSGSLGANLKYVRDIMHEGDRIPLVIQGTKMTEAMNVLVEKHFGCVGVVNQKGELIGIVTDGDLARNMHFNLSKFNVDEVMTKNPKILEPKTLVGAATAFINDHHIGAFFVVENKKPVGIVHFHDLLRIGAA
- the galU gene encoding UTP--glucose-1-phosphate uridylyltransferase GalU, producing the protein MGKIRKAVFPVAGLGTRFLPATKTIPKEMLTVVDKPVIQYVVDEAREAGIEHFIFVTGRNKAVIEDYFDAQVELYTTLAKREKKEELEHLHSLQPPPGTTSFTRQQQPLGLGHAVWCARELVGNEPFALLLPDMLIQAKKGCLSEMINLYEETGGGNIVAVQECDPREAYKYGIVGRGKQIANGFKITKMVEKPTKETAPSNLYINGRYILQPEIFDILSNQERGAGNEIQLTDAMVRLSNEQDFFGFQLEGLTFDCGSKAGFIEANVAFSLSRADMHSQVSASLKNLLKIIKIAK